In one window of Verrucomicrobiota bacterium JB022 DNA:
- a CDS encoding rhomboid family intramembrane serine protease: MIPIKDHNPARRRAIIVPSLLVFNAVVFLWELSLGARLHEAVVFFGVVPRFFTDAELREQVGLFHLAQSLITTMFFHGGWFHLLANMWTLYIFGDNVEDRLRPGRFIALYLLAGIAASALQIVAHPNSPIPVIGASGAIAGVMGAYLRLYPLARIDMLIPPFFFGPFFRISAYIFLLYWLGLQFFNGFITDPDAAGGGVAWWAHVGGFGMGYLLCHFLTLGDGRGDTYQSPSGRWRPSRR; this comes from the coding sequence ATGATTCCGATCAAAGACCACAACCCGGCGCGCCGGCGGGCCATCATCGTGCCCTCGCTGCTCGTCTTCAACGCCGTCGTCTTCCTCTGGGAGCTGTCGCTGGGCGCCCGGCTGCACGAGGCGGTCGTCTTCTTTGGCGTGGTGCCGCGCTTCTTTACCGACGCCGAGCTGCGGGAGCAAGTGGGGCTGTTTCACCTCGCGCAAAGCCTCATCACCACGATGTTTTTCCACGGCGGCTGGTTTCACCTCCTCGCCAACATGTGGACGCTCTACATTTTTGGCGACAACGTGGAAGACCGCCTGCGCCCGGGGCGTTTCATCGCGCTCTACCTGCTCGCCGGGATCGCCGCCAGTGCGTTGCAGATCGTGGCCCATCCGAATTCACCGATCCCGGTGATCGGGGCCAGCGGGGCGATCGCCGGGGTCATGGGGGCCTACCTGCGGCTCTACCCGCTCGCCCGGATCGACATGCTGATCCCGCCGTTCTTTTTCGGGCCGTTTTTCCGCATCTCGGCCTACATCTTCCTGCTCTACTGGCTGGGCCTGCAGTTTTTCAACGGCTTTATTACCGACCCGGATGCGGCGGGCGGAGGCGTCGCGTGGTGGGCGCACGTGGGAGGCTTTGGCATGGGCTACCTGTTGTGCCATTTCTTGACGTTGGGGGATGGTCGGGGCGATACTTACCAGAGCCCCAGCGGACGCTGGCGACCGAGCCGGCGCTAA
- the glnA gene encoding type I glutamate--ammonia ligase, with the protein MTPKEVLELANEHDVQFVDLKFADIHGRWHHLTMPAHELTEDLFVDGHGFDGSSIRGWRSIESSDMLIMPDAATAFIDPFVAAPTLSLTCDVEDPMTRESYSRSPRGIAKRAEEYLKSTGIGDTAFFGPEAEFFVFDDVRYSTSSNESFYAVDSVEAPWNTGEDERPNLAYKIPHKQGYLPVSPMDKLMDLRNEMCLTMASIGLDIETQHHEVATAGQCEIDLRFAPLLKMSDDICKYKYVVKNVAYKYGKAATFMPKPIFGDNGSGMHVHSSIWKDGKPVFAGDSYAGLSQEAIYYIGGLLKHAPALCALTNPTNNSYKRLVPGFEAPVILAYSARNRSAICRIPQYSQSPKAKRVEFRCPDPSANPYLAFSAILMAGLDGIENQIDPGDAIDKNLYDLPPEEAANLQMVPESLKGACEALAADHEFLLKGDVFTKDFIDNFVALKMAEYDAVRLRTHPYEYTLYFDI; encoded by the coding sequence ATGACACCCAAGGAAGTTTTGGAGCTGGCAAACGAACACGACGTCCAGTTTGTGGACCTCAAGTTTGCTGACATTCACGGGCGTTGGCACCATCTGACGATGCCGGCCCACGAATTGACCGAAGACCTTTTCGTCGACGGGCACGGTTTCGACGGCTCGTCCATCCGCGGCTGGCGCAGCATCGAGTCTTCGGACATGCTCATCATGCCCGACGCCGCCACCGCCTTTATCGACCCCTTCGTCGCCGCCCCCACGCTGAGCCTGACCTGCGACGTGGAAGACCCGATGACGCGCGAGTCGTATTCCCGCTCCCCCCGTGGCATCGCCAAGCGAGCCGAGGAATACCTCAAGAGCACGGGCATCGGCGACACGGCTTTCTTCGGCCCCGAGGCGGAGTTCTTCGTCTTCGACGACGTGCGCTACTCCACCAGCTCCAACGAATCCTTCTACGCGGTGGATTCGGTCGAAGCCCCCTGGAATACCGGCGAGGACGAGCGCCCCAATCTGGCCTACAAAATCCCGCACAAGCAGGGCTACCTCCCGGTGTCCCCCATGGACAAGCTGATGGACCTGCGCAACGAGATGTGCCTGACGATGGCCTCCATCGGCCTCGACATCGAGACGCAGCACCACGAGGTGGCGACTGCCGGCCAGTGCGAGATCGACCTGCGCTTCGCCCCCCTGCTCAAGATGTCCGACGACATCTGCAAGTACAAGTATGTGGTCAAGAACGTGGCCTACAAGTACGGCAAGGCCGCGACCTTCATGCCCAAGCCGATCTTTGGCGACAACGGCTCGGGCATGCACGTGCACAGCTCGATCTGGAAAGACGGCAAGCCCGTCTTCGCGGGCGACAGCTATGCGGGGCTGAGCCAGGAGGCGATCTACTACATCGGCGGTCTGCTCAAGCACGCCCCGGCCCTCTGCGCGCTGACCAACCCGACGAACAATTCCTACAAGCGCCTCGTGCCCGGTTTCGAGGCCCCGGTGATCCTCGCCTACTCGGCCCGCAACCGCTCGGCCATCTGCCGCATCCCGCAATACAGCCAGTCGCCCAAGGCCAAGCGCGTGGAGTTCCGTTGCCCCGACCCGTCGGCCAACCCCTACCTCGCCTTCTCCGCCATCCTTATGGCCGGCCTCGACGGGATCGAAAACCAGATCGACCCGGGCGACGCGATCGACAAGAACCTCTACGACCTGCCGCCGGAAGAGGCCGCCAACCTCCAGATGGTGCCCGAAAGCCTCAAGGGCGCCTGCGAAGCCCTCGCTGCCGACCACGAGTTCCTGCTCAAGGGCGATGTGTTCACCAAGGACTTCATCGACAACTTCGTGGCCCTCAAGATGGCGGAGTACGACGCCGTGCGCCTGCGCACCCACCCCTACGAGTATACGCTCTACTTCGACATCTAG
- a CDS encoding phosphatase PAP2 family protein produces MNSWQMLATLWKGIPGVARDHWRMLLMLNLAAILLAVGLSFFDQSLLPALQLGEPSEAYELAGFLSEELNFDRLPLYVCLALWVIGTFQKRRDWKAIALTIIFAACFAGIGVNVFRGTLGRPRPSAEWADVVGTETQKPAWFLFGAPQIPAGAELTDAPPQGFYGPSSTIQFQSLPSGHCATSFAYSTAVCIVAPAYAIPATIAAGAVAWSRLERNRHWPSDVLIGSSFGITCGLLVGIAGRRMMRETKALPPEEFS; encoded by the coding sequence ATGAATTCCTGGCAGATGCTCGCCACCCTATGGAAGGGAATTCCCGGGGTGGCGCGCGATCATTGGCGTATGTTGCTCATGCTGAATTTGGCCGCCATCCTTTTGGCGGTAGGCCTCAGCTTTTTCGATCAAAGCCTGCTGCCAGCCTTGCAACTGGGTGAGCCCAGCGAGGCCTACGAGCTGGCCGGGTTCCTCAGCGAAGAGCTGAACTTCGACCGCCTGCCGCTCTACGTCTGCCTCGCCCTATGGGTGATCGGCACTTTCCAGAAGCGGCGCGACTGGAAGGCGATCGCCCTCACGATCATCTTTGCGGCCTGCTTTGCGGGTATCGGCGTCAACGTATTTCGAGGCACCCTGGGTCGCCCCCGCCCCAGCGCCGAATGGGCGGATGTCGTGGGCACCGAGACCCAGAAGCCCGCCTGGTTTCTTTTTGGTGCGCCCCAGATCCCCGCGGGGGCCGAGTTGACCGATGCGCCGCCGCAAGGCTTTTACGGCCCGAGCAGCACCATCCAGTTTCAATCGCTGCCCAGCGGCCACTGCGCCACGAGTTTTGCCTACTCCACCGCCGTCTGCATCGTCGCCCCGGCCTATGCGATTCCCGCCACGATTGCCGCCGGCGCCGTCGCGTGGTCGCGCCTGGAGCGTAACCGGCACTGGCCCTCGGATGTCTTGATCGGCAGCAGCTTTGGCATCACCTGCGGCCTACTGGTGGGCATCGCAGGCCGCCGCATGATGCGGGAGACCAAGGCCTTGCCGCCCGAAGAATTCAGTTAG
- a CDS encoding PfkB family carbohydrate kinase gives MAHLITLTGNLLAETTAYYRSANWGRTQRAYQESFQVGGKGINVSRMAERLGLETTAYCFTGGFIGQKCEAWLEAQPFAYRAFGLGAENRQGWVARVDDRPDETTFMGQDRPVPFEAWKKALAAIAEERPGWIALCGSMPGWDGRFTASLQEAMEALQPQGVRFALDCYGAPLEAALELPFDLLKINRDEWRGMAEARSWHEDPRYGLEAVHEAPVRRWIITDGGNEVLFCDDGRALYRLNPPRLEQMVSPVGSGDVTLAALLAHLEQGESWPAALAEAMRYGAVNAGDAGVAAFDLEAVRTLALPRVERLS, from the coding sequence ATGGCCCACCTGATTACCCTCACCGGCAACCTCCTGGCCGAGACCACCGCCTACTACCGCAGCGCCAACTGGGGGCGCACCCAGCGCGCTTATCAAGAAAGCTTTCAAGTGGGCGGCAAGGGCATCAATGTCTCCCGCATGGCCGAGCGGCTGGGGTTGGAGACGACGGCCTACTGTTTTACCGGCGGTTTTATCGGGCAAAAATGCGAGGCGTGGCTCGAAGCCCAGCCGTTTGCCTATCGCGCCTTTGGCCTCGGGGCCGAAAACCGACAGGGCTGGGTGGCGCGTGTCGACGACCGGCCGGATGAGACGACCTTCATGGGGCAAGACCGCCCGGTACCCTTCGAGGCCTGGAAAAAGGCCCTCGCCGCCATTGCCGAAGAGCGCCCGGGTTGGATCGCCCTCTGTGGCTCCATGCCGGGGTGGGACGGACGCTTTACGGCCAGCCTGCAGGAAGCGATGGAAGCACTACAGCCTCAGGGGGTGCGCTTCGCGCTCGATTGCTACGGCGCCCCTCTCGAAGCCGCGCTCGAACTGCCCTTCGACCTGCTGAAGATCAACCGCGACGAGTGGCGGGGCATGGCTGAAGCCCGCAGCTGGCACGAAGACCCGCGCTACGGCCTCGAAGCCGTCCACGAAGCCCCGGTGCGCCGCTGGATCATCACCGACGGCGGCAACGAAGTGCTTTTTTGCGACGATGGGCGCGCGCTCTACCGCCTGAATCCCCCCCGTCTGGAGCAGATGGTCTCTCCCGTGGGCTCGGGCGATGTGACGCTGGCGGCGCTGCTCGCGCACTTGGAGCAGGGAGAATCCTGGCCAGCCGCCTTGGCCGAAGCGATGCGGTATGGAGCCGTCAATGCCGGCGACGCCGGGGTAGCGGCCTTCGACCTGGAAGCCGTGCGCACGTTGGCCCTGCCGCGCGTGGAACGACTATCCTAA